A genomic region of Gemmata massiliana contains the following coding sequences:
- a CDS encoding protein kinase domain-containing protein: MNAHRNLVSDSGLTPVMGETDREAARELSLRGVHPPAKVPGYDQEQFLGHGAYGEVWTAVSRNSGRRVAIKFFTRRGGLDWSALAREVEKLRYLFSDRYVVQLFEVGWESDPPYYVMEFMENGSLEDLLRAYRPTVHDAVTVFREVAIALVHAHDKGILHCDLKPANILLDHERKPRLADFGQSRLTNEVAPALGTLFYMAPEQADLSAAPDARWDVYALGAVMYRTLTGEPPHRNEPGATHVTTGTLDAQLAAYRKLIFSAPKPRAHRSVPGVDSGLAAIIDKCLEPSPSKRFANPQAVLAALDAWNLQRVRRPLLWVTGFTFVLLFCLMALLGQYLFRTTVNTAEHGVESRALDANRFAAQTEARQLGAQVQLRWVQLEAAARNQQLRELLQKGEQMKDDPGAGPKLDQLLAERKERGDKQFSDSEKASIWFADDAGGYQRGTSPPSEPSRHKYRGYRDYFNGTGEFPETASGTPPGIVTRPHRSVAYRRKQDTGGSVWAVAFTVPVMSDGPNPKPIGVVGMTIDLADAAPEDANRFSVLIDTRPDFKTGRRGLILRHPYWSATKGESDPPLYYADAVVKWADTMREAGSDTLPLKGGHEYTDPVAAGDDGVPGQAPYEGKWLASANRVRVGPDKVDTGWVVVVQERRDEVLQPVRNLQWRLGYVGLIACVVVLVLVALMWTGMVLVMDTSSRSPVTRLLRKWAGLPTSATSGATGTFARGSSLPGAGTARLGATITPGTDGPRTLR, encoded by the coding sequence ATGAACGCGCACAGGAACCTTGTGAGTGATTCCGGACTCACTCCCGTGATGGGCGAAACGGACCGCGAGGCGGCCCGTGAGCTGAGCCTCCGCGGGGTACACCCGCCGGCCAAGGTGCCGGGCTACGATCAGGAGCAGTTCCTCGGCCACGGTGCTTACGGCGAGGTCTGGACCGCGGTGAGCCGGAACAGCGGGCGCCGGGTCGCGATCAAGTTCTTCACGCGGCGCGGGGGACTCGATTGGTCCGCGCTCGCGCGCGAGGTCGAGAAGCTCCGGTACCTGTTCTCCGATCGCTACGTGGTGCAGCTCTTCGAGGTGGGGTGGGAGTCCGACCCGCCGTACTACGTGATGGAATTCATGGAGAACGGGTCGCTCGAAGACCTGCTCCGCGCCTACCGCCCCACCGTTCACGACGCCGTTACGGTGTTCCGCGAAGTCGCGATCGCGCTCGTTCACGCCCACGATAAGGGCATCCTGCACTGCGACCTGAAACCAGCGAACATCCTCCTCGACCACGAGCGCAAGCCCCGGCTCGCGGACTTCGGCCAGTCGCGCCTCACGAACGAGGTGGCGCCCGCCCTCGGTACGCTCTTCTACATGGCGCCCGAACAAGCCGACTTGAGTGCGGCGCCGGACGCGCGCTGGGACGTGTACGCGCTCGGCGCGGTGATGTACCGGACGCTGACCGGCGAACCGCCCCACCGGAACGAACCGGGCGCCACGCATGTCACAACGGGCACGCTCGACGCGCAACTCGCGGCGTACCGCAAACTGATCTTCAGTGCGCCGAAACCCCGTGCGCATCGCAGTGTACCGGGCGTCGACTCGGGGCTGGCCGCGATCATCGACAAGTGCCTGGAACCGAGTCCGAGCAAGCGCTTCGCGAACCCGCAAGCGGTTCTCGCGGCTCTGGATGCGTGGAACCTCCAGCGCGTGCGCCGGCCGCTGCTGTGGGTCACCGGGTTCACGTTCGTGCTGCTCTTCTGCCTCATGGCGCTGTTGGGCCAATATCTGTTCCGCACGACGGTGAACACGGCCGAGCACGGGGTCGAGAGTCGTGCGCTCGACGCGAACCGGTTCGCCGCGCAAACGGAAGCGCGGCAACTCGGGGCGCAGGTCCAGCTCCGGTGGGTACAGCTTGAAGCCGCGGCCCGTAACCAGCAGCTCCGCGAACTGCTCCAGAAAGGCGAGCAGATGAAGGACGACCCCGGCGCGGGGCCGAAACTCGATCAACTGCTGGCCGAGCGCAAGGAACGCGGCGACAAACAATTTTCGGACTCGGAGAAGGCGTCCATCTGGTTCGCGGACGACGCGGGCGGGTACCAGCGCGGTACCTCTCCGCCGTCCGAACCGAGTCGCCACAAGTATCGCGGGTACCGGGACTACTTCAACGGAACGGGCGAGTTTCCGGAAACGGCGTCCGGCACCCCACCGGGAATCGTCACGCGCCCGCACCGCTCGGTCGCGTACCGCCGCAAGCAGGACACCGGGGGGAGCGTGTGGGCGGTGGCGTTCACGGTGCCCGTCATGAGCGACGGCCCGAACCCGAAGCCGATCGGTGTCGTGGGGATGACGATCGACCTCGCGGACGCCGCGCCCGAGGACGCGAACCGGTTCTCGGTGCTGATCGACACGCGCCCGGACTTCAAAACCGGGCGCCGCGGACTGATCCTGCGACACCCGTACTGGTCGGCAACGAAGGGCGAGAGCGACCCGCCGCTCTACTACGCGGACGCGGTGGTGAAGTGGGCCGACACGATGCGCGAGGCGGGGAGCGACACCCTGCCGTTGAAGGGCGGGCACGAGTACACCGATCCCGTTGCCGCGGGTGACGACGGCGTGCCCGGGCAGGCGCCTTACGAGGGTAAATGGCTCGCGTCGGCGAACCGCGTGCGCGTGGGGCCGGACAAGGTCGATACGGGTTGGGTGGTGGTCGTTCAGGAGCGCCGGGACGAGGTACTCCAACCGGTGCGCAACCTGCAATGGCGCCTCGGCTACGTCGGGCTCATCGCGTGCGTGGTCGTTCTCGTGCTGGTCGCGCTGATGTGGACCGGAATGGTGCTGGTCATGGACACGTCGTCGCGGTCGCCGGTCACGCGGCTCCTGCGCAAGTGGGCGGGCCTACCGACCAGCGCCACCAGCGGCGCCACGGGCACGTTCGCGCGAGGCAGTTCGCTCCCCGGAGCGGGCACCGCGCGCTTGGGTGCGACGATCACCCCGGGAACCGACGGGCCGCGAACGCTCCGGTGA
- a CDS encoding ThuA domain-containing protein: MSLSRRAFLATSAAVTLHSSLAYAADKKKKLVMIAGSPSHGPGDHEFNAGVRLLDKCLKEYPGLETVVFLNGYPKDDSALDTADAILCYADGGANHPLVREKRLERIGKLMAKGVGLMCAHYGVEVPKDLGGPEFKDWIGGYYEHMYSCNPMWSPEFKEFPKHPIANGVKPFSVKDEWYFNMRFRDEMKGITPILSAKPADTVRDGPYVYPQGPYKHIQAAKGQPETMMWALERENGGRGVGFTGGHHHRNWKDDNCRKVVLNALVWLCKLDVPKDGVKSEVTEEDMRANLDPKGKK, from the coding sequence ATGTCACTCTCCCGACGCGCGTTCCTAGCCACGAGCGCCGCGGTCACCCTTCATTCGTCACTTGCCTATGCTGCGGACAAGAAAAAGAAGCTCGTGATGATCGCGGGGTCGCCGAGCCACGGCCCCGGCGATCACGAGTTCAACGCGGGCGTGCGCCTGCTCGATAAGTGCCTGAAGGAGTACCCGGGGCTGGAAACGGTCGTCTTCCTCAACGGCTACCCGAAGGACGATTCCGCGCTCGACACCGCCGACGCGATCCTCTGCTACGCGGACGGCGGGGCGAACCACCCGCTCGTGCGCGAGAAGCGGCTCGAACGCATCGGCAAGTTGATGGCGAAGGGCGTCGGGCTGATGTGCGCGCACTACGGCGTCGAGGTGCCCAAAGACCTGGGCGGTCCGGAGTTCAAGGACTGGATCGGCGGGTACTACGAACACATGTACTCGTGCAACCCGATGTGGTCACCGGAGTTCAAGGAGTTCCCCAAGCACCCGATCGCGAACGGCGTAAAGCCCTTCAGCGTGAAGGACGAGTGGTACTTCAACATGCGGTTCCGCGACGAGATGAAGGGCATCACGCCCATCCTCTCTGCGAAGCCTGCCGACACCGTGCGTGACGGCCCTTACGTGTATCCACAGGGGCCGTACAAGCACATTCAGGCCGCCAAGGGGCAGCCCGAAACGATGATGTGGGCGCTCGAACGCGAGAACGGCGGACGCGGCGTCGGGTTTACCGGTGGGCACCACCACCGCAACTGGAAGGACGACAACTGCCGCAAGGTCGTGCTGAACGCGCTCGTGTGGCTCTGCAAGCTCGACGTACCGAAAGACGGCGTGAAGTCCGAAGTGACCGAAGAAGACATGCGCGCCAACTTGGACCCGAAGGGAAAGAAGTAG
- the rnpA gene encoding ribonuclease P protein component, translating into MTAPDKPLTFPQTHHMKTPAEFERCYARKRSSADGLLIVYACENDLPHPRLGCSVSRKVGNAVVRNRYKRLFREAFRLVQHDLPPGADYIMIPRPGPYPAIDALKASLVKLANQASRKLRDGPRPRPGQPLPPSPLPKGKGEQRQPNPLTPFPKKEGGTEQNPTDTTQSTAVLSPSPFRGGVGEGLQPQPTPPSSLPEGKGDVGGSAPNEGNPS; encoded by the coding sequence ATGACCGCGCCCGACAAGCCACTGACGTTCCCGCAAACGCACCACATGAAGACTCCTGCGGAGTTCGAGCGGTGCTACGCGCGGAAGCGCTCGTCCGCGGACGGGCTGTTGATCGTGTATGCGTGCGAGAACGACCTCCCGCACCCGCGGCTCGGCTGCTCCGTGTCGCGAAAGGTGGGCAACGCGGTTGTGCGCAACCGCTACAAGCGCCTGTTCCGCGAAGCGTTCCGCCTCGTGCAGCACGACCTGCCACCGGGCGCGGACTACATCATGATCCCGCGCCCGGGACCGTACCCGGCCATCGACGCGCTCAAGGCGTCGCTGGTGAAGCTGGCGAACCAGGCATCGCGGAAACTGCGCGACGGTCCACGCCCCCGGCCGGGGCAACCTCTCCCCCCGTCCCCCCTCCCTAAAGGGAAGGGGGAGCAAAGGCAACCTAACCCCCTAACCCCCTTCCCTAAGAAGGAAGGGGGAACAGAGCAAAATCCAACAGACACAACGCAATCTACGGCCGTTTTAAGCCCCTCTCCGTTTAGGGGAGGGGTTGGGGAGGGGTTACAGCCGCAACCTACCCCGCCGTCCTCTCTCCCTGAAGGGAAGGGAGATGTTGGAGGTTCTGCCCCCAACGAGGGCAATCCCTCGTGA
- the yidD gene encoding membrane protein insertion efficiency factor YidD: MKSLSWLWRGPALAFGAVMIVCVRGYQKLIRPILPPMCRFYPGCSEYFILSVKKHGPIYGCAKGAWRICRCNPWNKGGYDPP, from the coding sequence GTGAAGTCCCTCTCCTGGCTCTGGCGCGGACCGGCGCTCGCGTTCGGCGCGGTGATGATCGTGTGCGTGCGCGGGTACCAGAAGTTGATTCGCCCGATCCTGCCGCCGATGTGCCGCTTCTATCCGGGGTGCAGCGAATACTTCATTCTCTCGGTGAAGAAGCACGGCCCGATCTACGGGTGCGCGAAAGGCGCGTGGCGCATCTGCCGTTGCAACCCGTGGAATAAGGGTGGGTACGATCCACCGTAG
- a CDS encoding HEAT repeat domain-containing protein, whose amino-acid sequence MSRWLCKRWAWAVVVGATVTVGGATGADAPPQKVGAVISLNIDGKGERQFKVLKCEKQADGSYQSELKDTKTGETITLVDQPETTPTKGAEPSKTPVSEPSKGIEPPKGTDSGAPKAKPRPTDAMPDATKDKEKDKDKEKRPLLRMFEKDKPSDSGETKKPGMLARVFGKKPSGPNMAAPVTGPAVKASSSTPPPVLPVPSGGLAGGSTAEPPRVMPTKPVTVPTAPPVQTVPAPAPVPTTPTPIPTPLPGLPTPMPTTPAPVPIPQPLPSLPPAGGGLPPIPVPPSGTSSTKPIQIVVPAGYVPPQVAFDREVEPFVIALQSMESPSGRLTAAKGLAEGRHGSTEGVKTVLFKAAQMDPCGEVRAACITHLCNLGYFNGNFLGHIQTACVDTDPMVREAAKAACAKMIRK is encoded by the coding sequence ATGTCACGTTGGTTGTGCAAGCGGTGGGCGTGGGCGGTCGTGGTCGGAGCCACCGTGACCGTCGGTGGCGCGACGGGAGCGGACGCGCCGCCCCAAAAGGTCGGCGCGGTCATCAGCCTGAACATTGATGGTAAGGGCGAGCGCCAGTTCAAGGTGCTCAAGTGCGAGAAGCAGGCCGACGGGTCTTACCAGTCGGAACTGAAGGACACCAAGACGGGCGAGACGATCACGCTCGTCGATCAGCCCGAAACCACGCCGACCAAGGGCGCGGAGCCTTCCAAGACGCCCGTCAGCGAGCCGTCGAAGGGCATCGAGCCTCCGAAGGGCACGGACAGCGGAGCGCCCAAGGCGAAACCGCGCCCCACGGACGCGATGCCCGACGCGACGAAGGACAAAGAGAAGGACAAGGACAAAGAGAAGCGCCCGCTCCTCCGCATGTTCGAGAAGGACAAGCCGTCGGATTCGGGCGAAACCAAGAAGCCGGGGATGCTGGCGCGCGTGTTCGGGAAGAAGCCGAGCGGCCCGAACATGGCCGCGCCCGTGACCGGTCCCGCAGTGAAGGCGAGTTCGTCCACGCCGCCACCGGTGCTGCCGGTCCCCTCCGGCGGGTTGGCCGGCGGCAGCACTGCCGAACCGCCGCGCGTGATGCCCACGAAGCCGGTCACCGTGCCGACGGCTCCCCCGGTGCAAACGGTCCCCGCGCCGGCCCCAGTCCCCACGACCCCGACGCCCATCCCGACCCCGCTCCCGGGCCTTCCGACGCCGATGCCCACGACCCCGGCCCCGGTGCCGATCCCGCAACCGCTGCCGTCGCTGCCTCCGGCTGGTGGCGGGTTGCCGCCGATCCCGGTGCCGCCGAGCGGGACGTCATCGACCAAGCCGATCCAGATCGTGGTGCCGGCCGGGTACGTTCCGCCGCAAGTCGCGTTCGACCGCGAGGTGGAGCCGTTCGTGATCGCGCTACAGTCGATGGAGTCGCCGTCGGGCCGGCTGACCGCGGCGAAGGGGCTGGCCGAGGGCCGGCACGGTTCGACCGAAGGGGTCAAGACCGTGCTGTTCAAGGCCGCGCAAATGGACCCGTGCGGTGAGGTGCGGGCCGCGTGCATCACGCACCTGTGCAACCTTGGGTACTTCAACGGGAACTTCCTGGGCCACATCCAGACCGCGTGCGTGGACACGGACCCGATGGTGCGCGAAGCGGCGAAGGCCGCGTGCGCGAAGATGATCCGGAAGTAA
- a CDS encoding DUF1559 family PulG-like putative transporter: MRPHKTRGFTLIELLVVIAIIAVLIGLLLPAVQKVRAAAARISCSNNLKQTALALHAFAGDNERFPSAFAGPDFNGSWSWSAHLLPYIEQDNLFKQLGVSANTRFGGGLVLVNATDVPGSLSQVKIKTFLCPADSAPEINPQRQNHATSNYRAVCGPYTLPTIQMNFDFGGIMYQNSRTRITDITDGTSNTLLVGECIFDVSTQKRAAIWAGMSGQPSAIVQTSDTMWWLDADTSRVNGSAAQAFSSRHSGGAQFGFADGSVRLLRDSSDPAQLRWLAGRADGMVVSTDY; this comes from the coding sequence ATGCGGCCTCACAAGACGCGCGGATTTACACTGATTGAATTACTGGTAGTCATCGCGATCATCGCGGTACTTATCGGGTTATTGCTCCCCGCGGTGCAAAAAGTGCGGGCCGCGGCCGCGCGTATCTCGTGCAGTAACAACCTGAAACAAACGGCACTTGCGCTGCACGCCTTCGCGGGAGACAACGAGCGGTTCCCGTCCGCGTTCGCGGGGCCGGATTTCAACGGCTCATGGAGCTGGTCCGCGCACCTGCTCCCCTACATCGAACAGGACAATCTCTTTAAACAACTCGGAGTGAGCGCTAACACGCGGTTCGGCGGCGGTCTGGTACTCGTTAACGCGACCGACGTTCCGGGCAGTTTAAGCCAGGTCAAAATCAAGACGTTCCTGTGCCCCGCGGACAGCGCCCCGGAGATCAACCCGCAACGGCAGAACCACGCGACCTCGAACTACCGCGCGGTGTGCGGCCCGTACACACTCCCAACGATCCAGATGAACTTCGACTTCGGCGGCATCATGTACCAGAACAGCCGCACGCGGATCACGGACATTACTGACGGCACGTCCAACACGCTACTCGTCGGCGAGTGCATCTTCGACGTGTCCACGCAGAAGCGCGCCGCGATCTGGGCCGGAATGAGCGGTCAGCCCAGTGCGATCGTGCAAACCAGCGACACGATGTGGTGGCTGGACGCCGACACGTCGCGTGTCAATGGCTCGGCCGCGCAAGCGTTCAGTTCGCGGCACAGCGGCGGGGCACAGTTCGGGTTCGCCGACGGCTCTGTGCGGCTCCTCCGGGACTCCAGCGACCCGGCACAACTCCGGTGGCTAGCGGGACGTGCAGACGGAATGGTTGTGAGCACGGATTACTGA
- a CDS encoding DnaJ C-terminal domain-containing protein, whose amino-acid sequence MPRDPYEVLGVSKSATPDEINKAYRKLSKKYHPDRNPGDKQADASYKEVQAAHDILGDANKKSQYDQFGFAGPQSGFSGGGFPGGGFPGGGFPGAGGGAMDPEAAQRLFDMFGGGMGGQGGPDLSDIFGGGKRKTRTRSRHAEPIESEVTVPFDVAANGGSVALEVGGRRIDVKVPAGIEEGKRLRVPADATGGPEVLLKVKIAPHPFFRREGNDLYLDVPLTVVEAVLGAKVDVPTLDGSKLALLTVTVPPGTSSGRKLRLRGKGVSGGDQYLVFKVEVPSGKVDDKSRELIEEFAKLNPQNLRTEAPWV is encoded by the coding sequence ATGCCCCGCGACCCTTACGAAGTGCTCGGTGTCTCTAAATCCGCCACGCCGGACGAGATCAACAAGGCGTACCGGAAGCTGTCGAAGAAGTACCACCCGGACCGCAACCCGGGCGACAAGCAGGCCGACGCCAGTTACAAGGAAGTCCAGGCCGCGCACGACATTCTCGGCGACGCGAACAAGAAATCGCAGTACGACCAGTTCGGTTTCGCTGGCCCGCAGAGCGGCTTTTCTGGGGGCGGTTTCCCGGGCGGCGGGTTTCCCGGAGGCGGTTTCCCGGGGGCGGGTGGCGGCGCGATGGACCCGGAAGCCGCCCAGCGCCTCTTTGACATGTTCGGTGGCGGGATGGGCGGGCAGGGCGGCCCGGATTTGAGCGACATCTTCGGCGGCGGCAAGCGCAAAACCCGAACGCGGAGCCGCCACGCCGAGCCGATCGAGTCCGAAGTGACGGTCCCGTTCGACGTGGCCGCGAACGGCGGGAGCGTCGCGCTGGAGGTCGGCGGGCGCCGGATCGACGTGAAGGTGCCCGCGGGGATCGAAGAGGGGAAGCGGCTCCGCGTACCGGCCGACGCGACCGGCGGACCCGAGGTGCTACTCAAAGTGAAGATCGCCCCGCACCCGTTCTTCCGACGCGAAGGCAACGATCTCTATCTCGACGTGCCGCTCACGGTGGTCGAAGCGGTTCTCGGCGCGAAGGTGGACGTTCCCACGCTCGACGGGAGCAAACTGGCGCTACTGACCGTCACCGTTCCGCCAGGAACGTCAAGCGGTCGGAAACTGCGTCTGCGTGGGAAGGGAGTCTCGGGCGGCGACCAGTATCTGGTCTTCAAAGTGGAAGTGCCGAGCGGGAAAGTCGACGACAAGAGCCGCGAACTGATCGAGGAGTTCGCGAAACTGAACCCACAGAATCTGCGCACGGAAGCTCCGTGGGTGTGA
- a CDS encoding efflux RND transporter permease subunit, whose product MLNTVIKLALRHRPLVVVLSLVALLYGGYTATTMPIDVFPDLDRPRVTIMTECPGLAPEEVETLVTYPLESAMLGASGVQDVRTQSGFGLSVVYVEFAWGTDIRTARQTVQERLATVSGDLPEGTRPQMAPVSSIMGQFLIAGMRRQTGPKGGELVPVPDTPFYAERVLVPGAQPGLFAWKVTDRKNPAAWESVSVGEPKYDAVDTDGDQRVRVVVDGRVRDLVFPSTAKRALALRTLADWVVRPRLLKVSGVAQVITMGGGRKQYQVLVDPTALHEHKVTLQDVDTALKANNVNFTGGFADLDGTEKPIRVIGRLGPRTEQVVADLKLIVVKAPPRSEPGQPLGRAVLLKDVAKVVEGAQIKRGDSSINGHPGVALTVTKQPHTDTRELTDRAKAALADVEPSLPADVVLETGLYELREFIDRGVYNVGEALVVGALLVLIVLFLFLLNFRTTFISLTAIPLSLVVTVLVFKLIGAITGTELSINVMTLGGIAVALGELVDDAIVDVENIFRRLRENNQAPEPKPALRVIYEASVEVRTSIVFGTAVVVLVFLPLFALTGVEGRLFTPLGIAYIVSILASLVVSLTVTPVLASYLLTNAKATHAERDGFLVRGLKWAAGHLVRFSMKRAGVLLLVTWGLVAYCGWRLTTIGADFLPPFDEGTVQVGVTLPPGSSLDASNATAKLVDAKLKSLQKSPTNPNGEVLVFFRRTGRAEMDEHAEPPNANEFFVSVNPDCGKSRGEVLATLQKEIKEEIPGVDVEVEQPLAHLISHMISGSTAQIAIKLYGDDLDTLEKMANQIKAAIAGVPGVSSLVVEPIRKVDEIHIKLRPDDLAFYGVDRAYVGSFVQTALNGEVVSQVVEGQRRFDLVVRLDEPYRADVANLKELWLDLPNGQERVRLKDLADVTPMTGGDAGANQVKRENVRRRIVIRCNALGRDLASVVGDIQTNIAEKVPMTEGYFVEYGGQFESQKRATRLIAALASVALVGMFFVLYMLFASARTVLQILNAIPTAFIGGVLALVITNQTLTVASLVGFISLGGIAVRNGILLVTHYVHLMKHEGEGFTQEMVLRGSLERLSPVLMTALTAGIGLIPLVVAGQQPGREILYPVATVILGGLVTSTFCEFLIHPGIFWRFSGTSAAKLAAADDRSDGLDDPPAAHEPNPLLGAAGDGNTAHAGRE is encoded by the coding sequence GTGCTGAACACTGTTATCAAACTCGCGCTCCGGCACCGGCCGCTCGTCGTGGTTCTCAGCCTCGTCGCGCTCTTGTACGGCGGGTACACCGCGACCACGATGCCGATCGACGTGTTCCCGGACCTGGACCGGCCGCGCGTCACGATCATGACCGAGTGCCCCGGTCTGGCCCCGGAAGAGGTGGAGACGCTCGTCACCTACCCGCTCGAATCAGCAATGCTCGGCGCGAGCGGCGTACAGGACGTGCGCACGCAGTCGGGCTTCGGACTGTCGGTAGTGTACGTCGAGTTCGCGTGGGGGACCGACATCCGCACCGCTCGGCAGACGGTGCAGGAGCGCCTCGCGACCGTTTCCGGCGACTTGCCCGAAGGCACCCGCCCGCAAATGGCCCCGGTCAGCTCGATTATGGGCCAGTTCCTCATCGCGGGCATGCGTCGGCAAACGGGGCCGAAGGGCGGCGAACTGGTTCCCGTACCGGACACGCCGTTCTATGCCGAGCGCGTTTTGGTACCCGGCGCTCAACCGGGACTGTTCGCGTGGAAGGTGACGGACCGCAAGAACCCGGCGGCGTGGGAATCAGTGTCGGTGGGGGAACCGAAGTACGATGCAGTCGATACAGACGGCGACCAGCGTGTGCGCGTTGTAGTCGACGGGCGGGTACGCGACCTCGTGTTCCCCTCAACAGCAAAGCGAGCACTGGCGCTCCGAACTCTAGCTGACTGGGTCGTTCGCCCGCGGTTGCTGAAAGTGTCCGGCGTAGCTCAAGTCATCACAATGGGCGGCGGGCGCAAGCAGTACCAGGTGCTCGTAGACCCGACCGCACTCCACGAACACAAGGTCACCCTTCAGGATGTGGACACGGCACTCAAAGCCAACAACGTGAACTTTACAGGTGGCTTCGCCGACCTGGACGGAACCGAGAAACCGATTCGGGTCATTGGGCGGCTCGGCCCTCGCACAGAACAAGTAGTCGCGGACCTCAAGCTCATTGTCGTAAAAGCTCCGCCGCGGTCCGAACCGGGCCAACCGCTGGGGCGCGCGGTGCTGCTCAAGGACGTGGCGAAGGTGGTCGAGGGCGCACAGATCAAGCGCGGGGACTCCAGCATCAACGGGCACCCCGGGGTCGCGCTCACTGTCACGAAGCAACCGCACACGGATACCCGCGAACTGACGGATCGAGCCAAGGCTGCACTCGCGGACGTTGAGCCATCACTGCCCGCAGACGTGGTGCTCGAAACCGGGCTGTACGAACTGCGCGAGTTCATCGACCGCGGCGTCTACAACGTGGGCGAGGCGCTCGTCGTCGGGGCTCTACTGGTTCTGATCGTGCTGTTCCTGTTCCTGCTAAACTTCCGCACCACGTTCATCTCGCTCACCGCGATCCCGCTCTCGCTGGTAGTCACGGTGCTCGTCTTCAAGCTGATCGGCGCCATTACTGGCACCGAATTGAGCATCAACGTCATGACGCTCGGCGGGATCGCGGTCGCGCTCGGTGAACTGGTCGATGACGCGATCGTGGACGTGGAGAACATCTTCCGCCGGCTGCGCGAGAACAACCAGGCGCCCGAACCGAAGCCCGCGCTCCGGGTGATTTACGAGGCGAGCGTCGAAGTCCGCACGTCCATCGTGTTCGGAACCGCGGTGGTCGTTCTGGTGTTCCTGCCACTGTTCGCCCTGACCGGCGTCGAGGGGCGGCTGTTCACCCCGCTCGGGATCGCCTACATCGTGTCGATTCTGGCCTCGCTCGTTGTGTCTCTGACCGTTACGCCGGTCCTCGCGTCCTACCTCCTGACGAACGCGAAGGCCACCCACGCAGAACGCGACGGGTTCCTGGTGCGCGGGTTGAAGTGGGCGGCCGGGCACCTGGTCCGCTTCAGTATGAAGCGCGCGGGTGTGCTCCTACTCGTGACGTGGGGGCTGGTCGCGTACTGCGGGTGGCGGCTCACAACCATCGGTGCGGATTTCCTCCCGCCCTTCGACGAAGGAACCGTCCAGGTGGGTGTGACGCTCCCACCCGGGTCGTCACTGGATGCCTCCAACGCGACCGCGAAGCTCGTGGACGCCAAACTCAAGTCCCTTCAGAAGTCGCCGACGAATCCCAACGGCGAGGTGCTGGTGTTCTTTCGGCGCACCGGGCGCGCCGAGATGGACGAGCACGCGGAACCACCGAACGCCAACGAGTTTTTCGTCTCGGTGAACCCGGATTGCGGGAAATCACGCGGCGAAGTGCTGGCGACCCTTCAGAAAGAGATCAAAGAGGAAATTCCGGGCGTCGACGTCGAGGTCGAGCAGCCACTCGCTCACCTCATCAGTCACATGATCTCCGGTAGCACCGCGCAGATCGCCATCAAGCTCTACGGCGACGACCTCGACACGCTCGAAAAGATGGCGAACCAGATCAAGGCCGCAATCGCCGGCGTGCCGGGCGTGAGTTCGCTCGTGGTCGAGCCGATCCGCAAGGTGGACGAGATCCACATCAAGTTGCGCCCCGACGACCTCGCGTTTTACGGCGTGGACCGGGCCTACGTCGGCAGTTTCGTGCAGACCGCCCTGAACGGTGAAGTCGTCTCACAGGTGGTCGAGGGGCAACGGCGGTTCGACCTCGTGGTGCGCCTCGACGAACCGTACCGCGCGGACGTGGCGAACCTGAAGGAACTGTGGCTCGATTTACCCAACGGCCAGGAGCGGGTGCGGCTCAAGGATCTGGCCGACGTGACCCCGATGACCGGCGGCGACGCGGGCGCGAACCAGGTGAAGCGCGAGAACGTGCGCCGGCGGATCGTGATCCGGTGCAACGCGCTGGGGCGCGACCTCGCGTCGGTGGTCGGCGACATTCAGACGAACATCGCCGAGAAAGTGCCGATGACGGAGGGGTACTTCGTCGAGTACGGCGGGCAGTTCGAGAGCCAGAAGCGGGCCACACGACTCATTGCGGCGCTGGCGAGCGTGGCTCTCGTCGGAATGTTCTTCGTGCTGTACATGCTGTTCGCTTCCGCTCGCACCGTGCTGCAAATCCTGAACGCGATCCCAACTGCGTTCATTGGTGGCGTCCTGGCACTGGTCATCACGAATCAAACGCTCACGGTGGCGAGTCTAGTGGGGTTCATCTCGCTCGGCGGAATCGCGGTACGCAACGGCATCCTTCTGGTGACGCACTACGTCCACCTGATGAAGCACGAGGGCGAGGGATTCACGCAGGAAATGGTGCTGCGCGGGAGCCTGGAGCGGCTCTCACCGGTGCTGATGACCGCGCTCACAGCGGGGATCGGACTCATCCCACTGGTGGTCGCGGGGCAGCAACCGGGGCGCGAGATTCTGTACCCAGTCGCAACGGTGATTCTGGGCGGATTGGTGACCTCGACGTTCTGCGAGTTCCTGATTCACCCGGGGATCTTCTGGCGCTTCAGCGGCACGTCCGCCGCGAAGCTCGCCGCCGCGGACGATCGGTCCGACGGGTTGGACGACCCGCCCGCGGCACACGAACCAAACCCGCTGCTCGGCGCGGCGGGAGACGGGAACACGGCCCACGCGGGTCGTGAGTAG